A region of the Montipora foliosa isolate CH-2021 chromosome 8, ASM3666993v2, whole genome shotgun sequence genome:
ctactataaaaactacatgtaacccataatccctccattcgctctgacaaagggctaacgctcgaaacgtcagcttttagaatctctgtacggtggccaatttacattatcaactccgttgataaaaccaaatttggGTAATATTCTACTTTGGCGGGACTATCAAGTTTCAAAAGCATCATGTTTTTGATTTGTAACTCACTTGGAGCATCGATATGGAGGGAGACGAAGCCTCGTCCTCCACCGCGTTTAAGGTCTCCAGTCTGTCGAGGGTTACAAGTTCGTCGCTTGATCCTCGAAAACATTGTTATGTCCTTACTAAAGAAGTTTGTCGAGGTTATCCGAAGGATTTTGCCAGGAATGGAATTTTCAAGTCATTTCCAGACGAACTACGGAGTGTGGCTACGCGGGAACTTCAGCCCACTAAATCGCGTATTCCAGTGACTTCCAAAGAACGACAAATACAGTATATGTTGCTTCGACCTTTCGTTTAATTGCCGTACTATGTCAAAGCGGTCGTTCAGCTAGTGGCGTTATGAATTCAGCAGTATTCACACCGATTGTAAATCTCCTGAACTCCATTGCATTGGACATGGAGCACCGCGATCCTATGTACTTCACTTTTCGCAGGAAAGCATGCCCGGTTATTCAAGCCTCTGAGGAACTCTATGCAGAACTGGCCGAAAAATCATGGTCAATTGAACTCCTTGAACTCAAGCTAAAGAACCTTCAGGGTCAGGTTGGTTCTTCTTCAGAGCCAACATGCTGTTCGACTCCTGCCAACTCTCAATCACCAAAATGCAGCCCAGAACTGGGATCGACGACCAGAAAACGACAAGTGGTAGCTAAGTGCAAAGAAGTGCTAGATTCAATCAGTGACATCCCAGACAAATATAAAGAATCAATTGCTTGTGCTCTAGGAAACAGTTTTATGGCGATGAGGTCGGAGGTCATAAATATTGTAATGGACTCAAAGGGGTCGAAGAAAGGCTTTTCTGAGCTTCTGTCCTCAGAAACACACACTCGTGTTTTCCAGAGCATGAGAGTTCCAGATTGGGTGCTGCTGTATTTCAAGATGTACACCAAGCTTCCTGATTCAGCATGGCAGACGCGGCTCAATTTGATTACTAAGCGCCCACCCTGAAGGTAGAGACTCTAGACAAAAAGAGTTCCCTTTCTTTCATGAGCAGCTTTAGTTGAATTTTGAGAtgaatactttttttttctgtgtattTCATTCTTTCAATTAAGATGAGTTTTTCGTGAAGCATATGTTTGAAGAACCTACCACAAAACAACGCCTTATTGCTGATGGGTTACCACTGGACCAAATAAGCAAATACTTTAACTTGGCCTTCTCCATCACTATAGAGATGAAGCTCACTATGTTCCAGTACCAAACTTTACATGACATAGTTTTTACTCAAAGTAAGTTATTTAAAGCTAAACTCGCAAGCAGTGATCTTTGTTATTTAtgcttaaaaacaaaacaagatctAAAGCATATGCTTGTTTCATGTCCGGTGGTATCAGAGTTGTGGAAAATCTTTCTGGAATGGTATGAGACTCTAACGGCAATAAAACTAGAATTATCAACCGTGAAAATCTTATATGGTATCATAGATAACGACAGTAGTTAACAAATCACCTCTTACTGATTGCGAAATACTATATACACTGTTGTAGAATTCATAAAGAACCTTTGTGTTTTTGTACTTACTTAACAATAGTCTGTCCTGTCCTTGCTTGTCTTTGACCGGTCGTTCTGGTCTGCTGTACTTGCCTGCCAGCTTCTTGGTTGTTATGTACAGGTCTTTCATGTTGCCGTGGTAGGCTGCATCTTCTGCTTCTTGTGCCAGGCTGTCTATATAATCTCTCTTGTCCTTCTTTACACTTCTCTTCACTTCCAGGACAGACCATCACAGACTCGGAACAACTACTAGAAAGATGGGCGGAACACTTTGAGGAGCTCCTCAACAGACCAGCTCCCCAGAACCCTCCAGACATAGTGGAAGCAGAGATTGACATTGATATAGACTGCGATCCACCAACAAGAGAAGAGATCATCCGCGCCTTCAAGAGGAGGAAGAACGGCAAGGCAGCCGGCCCAGATGGAATTCCAGCAGAAGCCCTCAAGACGGACGTAGGGACAACAGCCGACATGCTACTACTGCTCTTTGAGAAGATCTGGGAACAGGAAGAAATACCAACAGATTGGAAAGACGGACACATCATCAACcttccccattaaccctttcactcccaagagtgccacttatagattttactctgtgtaacgccagacgattttactcgccaatggggaaccccacgggggtgaaagggttaaatatcCGTGTCTATATGACAAGGGGAATAAAGAGTATCATGACAAGAACAAAAGAGAGATTGCGAGAACGCATGTAGCCAAATCACTGAATGAACAACTTGGATACGACGATATGACGAAGAGTACTGTTCGTACTTGTGTGTAGGTTGCCTTGTGCCTGTGCTTGTCACATAGTGTGAATGCCctttattttcctttatttcaGAAGTAGAAGCAGGCTTTACGATTCATTAATATAAGTTGCTTGGTGAAAAAAAGCATTATTTTCTGACAAAAGCTGTTAGCATCTCTTCAAGACCAAGTGAAAGCCAAATTTGTCCTTTTAATGGTTatctatttattatttatgttttatttgtttAGATCATGATGTGCAGAAAAAGATTGAAAATCTCCGTACTTACTTTGGCAAGGAATATTGTAAAGAATGTGATGTCAAACAAAGTCAGGTTCAGGAGCTGTGCAAGCGTTCAAGTCGTCATGGCCATGGTATGAATCGCTGAAGTGGCTGAAGGACCATATAAGTCAAAAAGAGAGTATTTCAAACCAGGTAGTTGAACTGGATGGCACCACTGACTCTGAGTGCAGTAATTCGTCTGTCGTTACCCCCTTAAAGGGGAAAAAATTAAACTGAGTGCTGAAGAAAAAATTGCCAACATTGCCCAGCGGAGCTGGCAATGGGAGGATGACCGATGATGAACTTTATGGCCAAATGATTGCACAGAAATTAAGCAATTTACCAGAAGGACAAGTGAAAGAATCCCTTAAACTTGACattcaaatattaatttaaaatgttatGTTCACTAAAGCTTCACAGCAGATTCAGCACCATCAACAGCCTGCTTACCAACTGTACAGTTTGGGTGGTCCTCAACAAACCTACCTACGATTTTAGGAAACATTATTTTGGTGAAAGAAAGATTACATATTTCATTTGTCATGTTGTAGTTTTGTTCAGAATACATTTTAAATGTTAAGCCATCTCAGTATCCAGACAAAATAACATTCCCATCCAAAGCTATAAAGTAGCTACACTTTGAAATTgttgctattgttattgttgttattattgttatccaGGAGGATCTATCAAATTTGTTTGCTTACAGTGCTATTTGTTGTTTATTGGAGCAATGTCTCCCAACAGGTGGGGAAATTCTAAACAACATGATCATTACACATGGATTACACTGAATAGTCTCTACGAAGAAGTCGAAATTTTTTTGGGGAAGTGTCTTTCTTGGGTCCCCTTTCTTGAATAGGAGCCTCCTAGAATTCCAGAAGGGGGCCAACTCAGCTCTCACTAACCAATTTCTAGAATAAACCCTGATTGTGGTTATGTGACTTTATTGTTTAACTCACACGATCACATGAATTTCCaaattaatcaattaatcaaaaggATCTTATAAAAAAggatcaaaacaaaacgaagaatcTTAAAAGGGATCTAATAAGATAACCTAATTGTACAAAAAAGACTCATGATTGTGAATGAATGATAAGACCACAAAATCTTGTTACTAATTTTTAACAGGATAGTTGAGATTAAACACCAACCTCGTTAACTCGAATCTCTGctaactctgattggtttttgtttcctttggGAGTACTAGTTAGCAGGGTTCTATTGCATTTACTTTCTGGAAGATAACAAGCCCAAAATGCATGTAATGTGGGAAAGGAACTTCCCATAAAATCTATTATTCTTCTGCCTTTCTACACGAACTTAGAATTTCTTtgaaaagacaactcaaattaTTTAATGTTTTCCTGACCATCAGAGAAATCTTCCACTGCCAGGGGATAGCACCTGGTCCACTTAACATACTAGCAAATTATGTCTTTCATATCTTCAGCATTCTTAGGACTTCGCTCTTTACATTTTGGCATTGATCTGAAATTAATTGCTGCTGCCATTTTCTCTCCATGAACCAGTTATAACATCACCATTCTCATTTTCATAATCAATGCTACCAGGGGGGCAGTAGGAACGTGAAAATTTGGAAACCAGCATGTTATGAAGTGCATAACAAGCCAGAACTACTTTGGTTGCCTTATCAGAACTAAGGCGCATCATTGTGTGAAGAACACCAAATCTAGCAGCCAGTATACCAAATGCATTTTCACTAACTCTTCTTGCTCGTGATAACCTGTAGTTAAAGATTCTCCTCTCTTCTGACAAATGCCGCTTAGAGTAAGGCTTCATAAGGTGCAGTCCCAAAGGAAAAGCATCGTCACAAACAAAAAAGTAGTCAATGTTCATATCACTGGTGTCTTCAAAGACAGGATCTGGATTTTGTGACAGTGGTTTTGCCTGAGGAAGATAAATACTGTTCTCCTCTATTGCTTTCCACAGTGAGGTTCTGCAGAATACACCACCATCACTGACACTTCCCTGGCACCCAACATCCACAAAAAGGAATTGATATTCAGGGCCTACAATGCCATGAGAACCAAGCTTTAGTAACCTTTGTAGTTGTAATACTCTGATCCACTGTTGCTTGGACAAAGTATACGAATGTGCTTTCCATCACCGGCACCTAGACAGTTTGGAAACTGCCACCTATCTTTAAATTCCTTGGCAATGTTAAGCCACTCCAGCTCACTTTGTGGGCAGGCTAAATAATCATCTTTTAGCACAGTATATATGACATTACACACATAGGGAATCATGTTACTTAAGGTACTTTTATTTATTCTAAACTGAAATTCCAAGCTTGAATAGCTTTCTCCAGTGGCTAAAAAGCGAAGTGTAGCAGCAAGATATTCTGCTGCAGAAATTGGCTTTCTCATAACTGTGATTTGCTCCTGCAAATAAGGAGTGGTTTTTTCCAACAGTACCTAcaataacaaagaaataaaatgataaataaattaacaaattaaaaatagagaGGGATGCCTGATACGatgtttttcactagtgaaaaaaaattgtatcacgtcgctgattggctgagactaAAATCCGTACGATTTTTACATCACTGTCTTCCTATGAATAAATCTCAGTACTtatatgacaaaaaaaatattctacCCTTAAGGTAAAAGGATGGAGAAATCCCTCAAAGAGGGAGGGGGCTGGGCCTCCTCAGATCCCCTAAATCCACCTTTGCTAATACAAGCACAAACATTACGTCACCTTTCTTTTAGAATGACGCTACACCTCTCAGCTCCTTTGCTCTCATCACCGAGAATGTAAGATCCGGGATCAGGAAAAGTGAGGGCATTACTACAAGGCCACTTAATGCAAAAGATATTTCCACTGAGTCTGCGCGAGCAATTATACCTGATGACACAGACAAAATCTGGTCCTTGATGAGAGTGAACCCCACAAGCCTACGAGATGCAACGGAGCATGCAGAAGTACAGAAAATCCCCGGATGGAGCGGTTTTAATGCCATCCTGTATCCTGAAATGCCACAAGAAAGCAATATAGGATACTGTCCGATGATTGACGGTGCCTCTACAGAATTCAGCACAGTTTATACGGTGTTGAAACATGCACAGATCCTCAGTTCTGCTCTCAGGCAAGGAGGCACTGTCATAACATTTGACCTGTTGATATACATGAAAGCCAAACAGATCCAGTGGAGATACCCTGTCGAATTCTCGAATGTAGTCATAGGAATGGGAGCATTTCATATCAGCTACAACTACCTGGCATTTCAGTTTGGAGACGCAACCAATTGTCAACATGGCTACCGGAGTTGTTCTACCGGATGATGTTGCAGATGCCCTCCTAGCTTCTCACTCAAAGGAAAAGGAACAGATGATGACGTTCATCGAGAAGCAACTGAATACCAGCGCTGTAAGTTTTTGGGACGCCATTCCAAGCCTTAAGATAAAGACGTTCAGTTCAACAACAAGAAAGGTCAAAGTGAAAGCATCAGATGAAAAAATCACCACAGTGAGTGCCGATCGAGAGCTTTTTGGCCAGCTGCTTATCGTCACCAATGCACGCCAAGTAAATCTCAAGGAAGTTATGAGTTACGAATTATCGCCAATCCCCTATGCACTATGTGGGAGgtgtggtggcctcatggttagtgcgctcgactccggatcgagtggtccgggttcggggcctggcaggggacattgtgttgtgttcttgggcaagacactttactctcacggtgcctctctccacccaggtgtataaatgggtaccggcgtaaagctgggggtaaccctgcgatggactagcatcccatccaggggggagtataaatactcctagtcgcttcatgctaatgaaaccggagataagcgccggcctgatgagccttctggctcgtaagcggagacttttaCCCTATGCACTCACCCATCACGATGGTAGCCTTAGAAAGACCACCAAGAGCCAATTGGCAGACATCTTGGAGAAGAATGTTGAAGTATTCCCTCACATCCAGTCCACTCCCAGTAACACTGTCTAAATCATGGATGGGATGGCTGTCGTACAGATGATGAAGTCGGCTAACGCGGCTACCTTTGGTGAGCTGGCTGTCAAGTATTATGACTTCTTCACATCACCGCTCTCTACAAGGAAGTGCAAGAGCGTTCACGTCGTTTTTGATCAATATGTAGAGAATTCTATCAAGTCTGGAGAGCGGTCAAGGAGAGGTACATCCAGCGCACTTGAGGTACTCATCAGAGGTCCCCACACCCCGGTGCCCAAACAGTGGGGTAAATACATCACCAACCCTAAGAACAAGAAGAACCTGTGTGACTTTATCATCAATTCTATGTGCAGCCTAGGCAAAGGGAAACTACCCGAGAACACTGAGCTTGTTATTGGAGGGGGATTCCAGGATGGAACTCGATGTGTGGCCATTACAAGAGATGCGCACCAACACATGGAAGAACTAGAATCTGATCACGAAGAGGCTGATATCAGAATGTTGCTACATGCTAAACATTCTGCAGACCCAGGCACTACTATCGTCATTCAATTGCCCGATATTGACGTACTTGTTCTTAGCGTCACCCATTTTGCGAGTATCGTCTCTAAGGAACTGTGGTTTCATACTGGCGTTAAAGAATGACTCCGTTTCGTGCCAGTGCACGATATCGTTCAGAAGCTAGATAGTTCAGTTGTGCAAGCGTTGCCTGCATTTCACGCAATCATGGGTTGTGACAGTGTTAGCTCAATCTCAGGGATCGGAAAGACGAAGGCGTGGAAGGCGATGATCAGAAGCCAGGAACATCAAGAATCTCTCAGCTGCCTAGGGGTTGATGTAGACATCAGCGATGAGACCATTGAGAAATGCGAGGCATTTGTGTGTGACATATATCCTTCCAACAAGAAGCGTCTAAAGACTACAGATGAGCTAAGGTATCTGCTGTTCTGTCAGAAGAAACAGCGGAATGAGTTGCTCCCGCCTACGTCTGATATTTTAAGACTGCATATCGACCATACGAACTTCACGACATACATCTGGAGAGGGGCTCTTAACAGAATGCAGCGACTTCCGTCACCTGAGGGGCATGGTTGGAAGATTCAAGATGGCAATCTGACACCTACGCTCATGACAAAAGAGCCTGCGCCTGTTGGCCTCCTTGAGCTAACAACCTGTTCGTGCAAGAGATCTGAATGCCAATAGATAAATCATGTTGCAACCCCCATGGTTTATTAGGCTGGGACGGGGAAGAAGATGGCGACTATGTGAGCGATGAAGAAGATTGAATACCTGAAGAAGTGATATTTGTTGGCGTCACCAACTATCTTATCGTCCATTACTCTGAACCACAGGTTTAGATTTGCTCATGTTTGTAAGATACTATGTAAAACAAACTTCGTATTCAATTACAGTGCATAATGAGCATAATGAGCAGCCGCGTCTTTTTGATCTCTGTGCTTTTGCCCTTTTTACTGTTCCTTGGGCGAACTTATTCCAACCACATGTACGTCGGCTCATCCCTAAAGTTTGGACACATAACTCGGCGAACTTTTACTACATCAGAGTCACTATTTATGTCTAAAGATGGAGTTTTTGGTTCTCGATCGGCGGTAACTTCGTGTCTTGATATCGTATTCTACCCGGCCCTTAACAATACCGCTGAATTCTTGTCTAATGATCCATTGTCTGCTTCATTTGGATGGGATTTACATAAGAATGGAATGCTCCATGACGGTACACTTAACAGTCCTATCACTTCATTCTTTTATGGAAGCTCAAATCAGGCACTGTGGAATCTTCATATTGTGGCCTCGCTTGACACTGAATGGGAAATCAGCCAGGAATTCCTGCTACCCTCGACACAATTAATTACAAAGTGTAAAAGAAGAGCAAAACTCAACGGGAAGATCAAAAGATCTAAACAAAGTCATCTTTACTATTCCAACTCGGTTGTCACAGATCGTCTCAATACCTGAACCACAGGTTTGGATTTGCTCATGTTTGTAAGATACTATGTAAAACAAACTTCGTATTCAATTACAGTGCATAATGAGCATAATGAGCAGCCGCGTCTTTTTGGTCTCTGTGCTTTTGTCCTTTTTACTGTTCCTTGGGCCAACTTATTCCAACCACATGTACGTCGGCTCATCCCTAAAGTTTGGACACACAACTCGGCGAACTTTTACTACATCAGAGTCACTATTTATGTCTAAAGATGGAGTTTTTGGTTCTCGATTGGCGGTAACTTCGTATCTTGATATCGTATTCTACCCGGCCCTTAACAATACCGCTGAATTCTTGTCTAATGATCCATTGTCTGCTTCATTTGGATGGGATTTACATAAGAATGGAATGCTCCATGACGGTACACTTAACAGTCCTATCACTTCATTCTTTTATGGAAGCTCAAATCAGGCACTGTGGAATCTTCATATTGTGGCCTCGCTTGACACTGAATGGGAAATCAGCCAGGAATTCCTGCTACCCTCGACACAATTAATTACAAAGTGTAAAAGAAGAGCAAAACTCAACGGGAAGATCAAAAGATCTAAACAAAGTCATCTTTACTATTCCAACTCGGTTGTCACAGATCGTCTCGTTCTTGCTGGTGACGTTGAAACAAATCCCGGTCCTAATGATGCAAAAACTGGAAGAAAAAAGTCAGTGCAAAATATTGCAGTCAAGAAGAGTTGCTTAGCGTGCAATAAAACTATACGGCTAAACCAAAAGGAATTGACATGCAATCTATGTTCTGTATCTTTTCATTACAAATGCGAAGCAGGAAAATTGAAGTTAGATGTTAACCTTTGGAATTGCACACGATGTGGACTTCCGCCCCTTTCTGATTCCTTTTTTGATTTGGATACAGAGCTAAATAGAAGTAGGAGAAGCAGCCACTATGACGATATCAAAGACAACGATAGCGACTCTTTGGACTGGTACCAATCGAACATAAGTGGCTACTATAAGTTCAATATCAAGATCAGTTACTTAAACATTAACAGCGTGGTTAACAAAATCGATGAGGTCAAAGAGTTGCTAAATAGAAATATGTTTGATATTCTGTTTCTAGCCGAAACAAAGATTGACAGTACTGTCTCTTCGCACTTGGTTTCACACCCAGGATTTCGCACCATTCGCAAAGATCGTAAGAAGGGGGCTGGAGGTCTGCTTGCCTACATCAGGAATGACCTCTCGGCATATCGACGCTTAAAACTTGAAAGTAGCAATATTGAATCCATCTGTTTGGATGTCAAGGGCTCCAATAACAGTCGCTTTATAGTGTGTGGTTGTTACAGAAGTCCAACTAAGTGCAAGGAATCTGACTTTCTCGCTTCCCTATCAACAGCTGCCGAAAATATGTATAACACCAGAAGGGAACTACTTTTACTTGGAGACTTCAATATGGACATGTATGAGAACACAGACGAAAGCCGTTTTCCTGATACAAGGCTGGTTGACTTTTGTAATCGATTCTGTCTCTCAAACCGAATCGATAATCCGACAAGAGTAACTAAAACATCTAAAAGTCTCATCGATGTCTTGTTAACTAGTCATGCGGAACGTTATGCTACAAGTGGCTCTTTACACCTTGGACTGAGTGATCACGACTTAATCTTTACAGTGCGAAAAAATAAGAATTCAAGGCCAAAGCCGCGATTGATCGAGTTTAGGAGTatgaagaattttaaattgccTGACTTTTTGGCTGACTTAAAAAGGGTCCCATGGTCTTCGGCCTATACATTCGACAATGCCAATGATGTATGGGCTCATTGGCGAGCACTTTTCAAAGATGTTCTTGACCAGCACGTGCCCCTAAAGAAAAAGTGGATTCGAGGCGACCAGTTACCATGGATATCACCTGATCTGCTGCGTGAAATTTCGCACcgaaataaattattcaagcGCCACAAGTGAAATCCTACATCTACTTCTTGGGATGACTATAAGCGGCAACGTAACAAAGTTATGTCGCTAAAGCACAATGCTGTGAAAAGGTTCTGCTGTGACACCTCCTTTAGTGCTAAACATCCGGGCgaattttggaggaaaatgaagCCCCTTTTGCCAACTAGTTCGGGTAAAAACACACAAGGCGTCATCCTCGTTGAGGACAGTGGCGTTGTTTCTGACCCTGGGCGTGTGGCCGAAGTCTTTAGTGATTACTTTGCCAATATTATCCAGCTAGAGCATAGATCTGACACTGACTACACTGACCATCCGAGTATAAGGGCAATAAGCAATGTTCGTTTCTCAAGCGAGTTCAATTACGCCCCAGTCAGTACTTCATATATCTGTAACATTTTAGATCACCTTAATCCGAGAAAGGCAGTTGGGGTAGACGGCATTTCACCACGAATCTTGCATTTGGGATCCCCAGTACTTGCCGAAAAGGTGACTAATTTGATCAACTTCTGTATCCTGAATCGTTCATTGCCGTCTGAATGGAAGCAAGCGCGCCTTACTCCTGTCTTCAAACGGGGAGTTGACACAGACAAAGCAAACTACTGCCCTGTCTCAATATTAACTTCGCTATctaaagtgtttgagaaagtcATTTACGATCAAACTTGGAATGCATTTCATAACGTTTTGTCTTCTAACTTATCTGGATTTATGAAAACTCACTCTTGCTGCACTGCATTGCTAAAAATGACGGAAGATTGGAGGAGCAGTATTGATAACAAGGAAGCTGTAGCGGCGGTCGCTGTGGACTTGAGCAAAGCGTTTGACGCCATAGACCATAGCCTTCTGCTCGCGAAGTTGAAGGCCTATGGCTTTTCTACACGTGCCTTGGAACTGATGTCCTCCTACCTACTAGGTCGTCAACAATGTGTCAGATTAGATGGCGTATGCTCTGACTTCAAAACAGTTAAATCTGGCGTTCCTCAAGGTTCACTATTGGGTTCGTTGTTGTTCAACATATTCATTaatgatttgaatttttttctcattgcggctgtacgctgacgacacgacTCCCTACCTGTCAGATGTATCTCCCACcattctagaattttccttcaacaaggaTCTCTTCTGCTCTGAGAAGAATAAGGCGTTTTCTTCCTCATGATGCAATGATAAAACTTTATAAAGCATTTATATTACCTCATCTcgaatactgtggtcctttgtTTGTAGGCATAGGTACGGGTCAACGCAAACGTCTCGAAGATGGCAACTGTTATATTTTGAGAACATTAATCGGGCACAACAAGTCAATGTCATACGACGAACTGCTCACTGTGGCTAGCATGACATCTTTATATTGTAGGCGCTTACATCAGGCGTTAATACTTCTTTTTAAATGTCTAAATGGTACGGGTCCTACATATATTGCtagcctttttaaatacaggCATACACCGTATAGGATAAGAGGCGAGGGCTTGAATTTGGAATTacctaaatttaattgtaaatttaagaagaattctgtcacttattcattaactaagttatggaacagtttgcctTCTCATGTGCGTCTTTCAAGTGATTCTAGTGATTTCAGAAGTAAATTGCAGGATTGCAGTTTTTTAGAACGTGTCTTATAGTGTACAATCGTAGCTTTTAACTGCTTTTAGAACGAGTTTTAGAGTTTTCCAAGTCACGTTTTTAGTATGTggctttttattgtttttagaaTTGAATTGTATTATATGGctgtaattattatagattttatttatacacgttcgtattttgaacgagttttatagCTCGAGTTATAGCTCGAGTTTTATAGAAATTTAAAGAGAGGTGTAATTATGCATTTTGCTGGGCCAAAAATTCGATTGTATGGCTGAGGAAAAGCGAGGGATCTCGACCCATCGCAATCAAGAGTTCAAGGGATTTAGATAATCTTATGTCCCGTGAGCAGTCATCAAGTTAAGGAAACATAAGTCAAGTAGCAATACAACCAACTAAGGTAAACAAAGCTCTCTTACAAGAGCTTCCGTACTATTCATGTGATATTATTCGTTCTCACGGTCAGTTTAATAATAGTTTAAACACAAGTCTCCCTACCAAGAAATATCTTGAGCGTTTACCAAGTTTTAATGAATTGGATATATTTACTCTAAACAGTTTTCCCGATAGAAGGTCTGATTT
Encoded here:
- the LOC137968554 gene encoding uncharacterized protein, with product MIPYVCNVIYTVLKDDYLACPQSELEWLNIAKEFKDRWQFPNCLGAGPEYQFLFVDVGCQGSVSDGGVFCRTSLWKAIEENSIYLPQAKPLSQNPDPVFEDTSDMNIDYFFVCDDAFPLGLHLMKPYSKRHLSEERRIFNYRLSRARRVSENAFGILAARFGVLHTMMRLSSDKATKVVLACYALHNMLVSKFSRSYCPPGSIDYENENGDVITGSWRENGSSN